Proteins co-encoded in one Flavivirga eckloniae genomic window:
- a CDS encoding outer membrane beta-barrel protein, translating into MLLSIKDHLLLLFVTILGLNCYSQISFEKGYYIDNSGQKVECLIKNIDWKNNPKDFEYKLSETSDIKNTNISYVREFGIYNDSKYIREQVKIDRSRESIDNLSRSSEPIFSEEKLFLKVLVEGKANLYLYVDENLRRYFYNKEDSNIEPLIYKRYNTLDYYYIKENVQFKQQLWNDLKCSIIEMKRVENLKYKKNSLISFFTDYNRCNNSDFTNYNENKKRDLFNLSIRPRLNNASLKIENTRSNFTDTDLGSKLNFGFGIEAEYILPFNKNKWSISIEPTYQSFKSEKTTNANNISGGSLTTKVAYSSIEIPLSLRHYFFLNDDSKIFANVSYVFDANLNSSVEFINTNNIVFSTLDIQTRTNLAFGVGYKIYDTYSLEVRYQTRRELLGEYVFWNSNYQTLSIIFGYSIF; encoded by the coding sequence ATGTTATTATCAATAAAAGATCACTTATTATTACTTTTCGTTACAATTTTAGGCCTTAATTGTTATTCTCAAATTTCTTTTGAAAAAGGATATTACATAGACAATTCCGGACAAAAAGTTGAATGTCTAATCAAAAACATAGACTGGAAAAACAATCCGAAAGATTTCGAATACAAGCTATCGGAAACTAGTGATATAAAAAACACCAATATTAGCTACGTTCGGGAATTTGGAATTTATAATGACTCAAAATACATAAGAGAGCAAGTAAAAATAGATCGATCTAGAGAAAGTATTGATAATTTAAGTCGTAGTAGTGAACCCATATTTAGTGAAGAAAAACTCTTTTTAAAAGTATTGGTTGAGGGTAAAGCCAATTTATACCTATATGTAGATGAAAATTTAAGACGATATTTCTACAATAAAGAAGACTCTAATATTGAGCCATTAATTTATAAAAGGTACAACACTTTAGACTATTACTACATAAAGGAAAATGTCCAATTTAAACAACAATTATGGAATGATTTAAAGTGTTCTATAATTGAAATGAAACGAGTTGAAAACTTAAAGTATAAAAAGAACAGTTTAATATCTTTTTTTACCGATTACAATAGATGTAATAATTCAGACTTTACAAATTATAATGAAAATAAAAAAAGAGATTTATTCAATCTATCTATTAGACCTCGCTTGAACAACGCTTCTTTAAAAATAGAGAATACCAGATCAAACTTTACAGATACCGATTTAGGAAGTAAATTAAACTTCGGCTTTGGTATTGAAGCAGAATACATATTACCCTTTAATAAAAATAAATGGTCCATTTCAATCGAACCAACTTATCAAAGTTTTAAATCTGAAAAAACAACTAATGCAAATAACATATCTGGAGGGAGTTTAACAACAAAAGTCGCTTATAGTTCTATTGAAATCCCCTTGAGTTTAAGGCACTATTTTTTCCTTAATGATGATTCTAAGATTTTCGCAAATGTTTCCTATGTATTCGATGCAAACCTAAACTCATCAGTTGAATTTATAAACACCAATAATATTGTTTTTAGTACTCTAGATATTCAAACTCGAACTAATTTGGCCTTTGGAGTAGGTTATAAAATCTATGATACATACAGTTTAGAAGTGAGGTATCAAACGCGCAGAGAACTTTTAGGAGAATATGTTTTTTGGAATTCAAACTATCAAACATTATCAATCATTTTTGGTTATTCAATATTCTAA
- the nrdG gene encoding anaerobic ribonucleoside-triphosphate reductase activating protein — MYYSNLEIVFQEVPGEVSICFTISGCGIRCKGCHSPNLWKKGSGQLLSKSFFKTILDKYKGMASCVLFMGGEWHKEDLISYLKCAQKNGYKTCLYSGETKLDESILSQLTWVKTGPWIELLGGLDSPKTNQKFIEVKTNNTLNHLFLKNY; from the coding sequence CTGTATTACTCTAATTTAGAAATAGTATTTCAGGAAGTTCCAGGAGAAGTGAGCATTTGCTTTACTATCTCTGGTTGTGGTATACGCTGTAAAGGCTGCCACTCCCCTAACCTTTGGAAAAAAGGTAGCGGTCAATTACTATCTAAAAGTTTCTTTAAAACCATCTTAGACAAATATAAAGGCATGGCGAGTTGTGTCCTGTTTATGGGAGGAGAATGGCACAAAGAAGACCTAATTAGTTATTTAAAATGTGCTCAAAAAAACGGATACAAAACCTGTCTCTATTCTGGAGAAACCAAACTAGATGAAAGCATCTTATCTCAACTTACTTGGGTAAAAACAGGACCATGGATAGAGCTACTTGGAGGCTTGGATAGCCCAAAAACCAATCAAAAATTCATTGAAGTAAAAACCAACAACACATTAAATCATTTATTCTTAAAAAACTATTAA
- a CDS encoding AraC family transcriptional regulator: MKLEQNNKAFYNQKLNIIVEYIHNHLDSKIDIKTLAEISHFSPFHFHRISRALLGEPIGAYISRTRVETAAKMIRYTSLDIESIAYSVGFETPSSLSKKFKNYFGVTPTAYRKNKSFTIKKKTIMGTTSNTENNKILNIKKPKILDIEDKKCIYVRMQGPYKTLDYPGAWKKLWGVVKEQKLFTAGIEHLGLPYDDPKVTDDDKIRYDSCLVIHKDAKAVDDIGVKTLKGGKFAVFLYQGSYDFFADVYNYIFNEWLLNNEYELRDETVREKYISNPERVEPHKLKTEFYIPIK, from the coding sequence ATGAAGCTCGAGCAAAACAACAAAGCGTTTTACAATCAAAAGCTAAATATCATTGTAGAATACATACACAATCATTTAGATAGTAAGATAGATATTAAAACGCTGGCCGAGATCTCACATTTTTCGCCGTTTCATTTTCATCGTATTAGTAGAGCGTTATTAGGAGAACCCATTGGAGCATATATTTCCAGAACACGTGTAGAAACTGCTGCAAAAATGATTCGATATACCTCTTTAGATATTGAAAGCATTGCTTATAGTGTTGGCTTTGAAACACCTTCATCCTTATCTAAAAAATTTAAAAATTATTTTGGTGTAACTCCCACTGCGTATCGCAAAAACAAATCATTCACAATTAAAAAAAAGACGATTATGGGAACAACATCCAATACAGAAAACAACAAAATTTTAAACATTAAAAAACCAAAAATCCTGGACATAGAAGATAAAAAATGTATCTATGTGCGTATGCAGGGCCCTTATAAAACATTAGACTATCCTGGGGCATGGAAAAAACTTTGGGGCGTGGTAAAAGAACAAAAACTATTTACAGCAGGCATAGAGCATTTAGGATTGCCATATGATGACCCAAAAGTAACCGATGACGATAAGATCAGGTACGACTCGTGTTTAGTAATACATAAAGACGCCAAAGCTGTAGACGACATTGGTGTTAAAACACTTAAAGGTGGTAAATTTGCCGTGTTTTTATACCAAGGAAGCTATGATTTCTTTGCCGACGTATATAACTATATTTTTAACGAATGGCTTCTAAATAATGAATATGAATTGCGCGATGAAACTGTTAGAGAAAAATACATTAGCAATCCGGAACGTGTAGAACCTCACAAGCTTAAAACAGAATTTTATATTCCAATAAAATAG
- a CDS encoding RNA ligase family protein: protein MSEFSGYEKMPSSLKKLGLSENDFSKMEKLKWVVTEKVHGANFSFVYENRTLKFAKRKEYLSWNDDFFGFQLVVREIEGNIIRLFEDLSSNNAGDKYIVYGELFGGEYPHEDVQADNNVNAIQTGVYYSPSIKFCAFDIAVEKDNSKYYLDYETAISYFEKHNLFHAKPLLIGKFRDAMNFNTRINSTIPKQLGIRELQDNLIEGVVVKPFNQQLNDRSISSRPIVKLKNREFDEENKFHQAEKWSYIPNVSSKTEDLAFILDELRNYITVNRLESAISKVGALDIDNQQRLKDIVTECVQDILIDFNENNDNLLKELSFEDNDWIIERVSSEVRELINTANNV from the coding sequence ATGAGTGAATTTTCAGGTTATGAAAAAATGCCAAGCAGTTTAAAAAAGCTTGGGTTAAGTGAAAATGATTTCTCCAAAATGGAGAAGTTAAAATGGGTTGTGACTGAAAAAGTTCATGGTGCAAACTTTAGTTTTGTATATGAAAATCGAACATTGAAATTTGCTAAACGGAAGGAATATTTATCGTGGAACGATGATTTTTTCGGTTTCCAGCTCGTTGTAAGGGAAATTGAAGGTAATATAATACGTTTGTTTGAAGACTTAAGTTCAAACAATGCCGGAGATAAATATATTGTATATGGGGAATTGTTTGGTGGCGAATATCCGCATGAAGATGTTCAGGCTGATAATAATGTAAATGCTATACAAACTGGAGTTTATTATTCCCCATCTATTAAGTTTTGTGCTTTTGATATTGCAGTCGAAAAAGATAATTCAAAATATTATTTGGACTATGAGACCGCAATTTCCTATTTCGAAAAACACAATCTGTTCCATGCAAAACCATTACTCATAGGTAAGTTTAGAGATGCCATGAACTTTAACACTCGAATAAATTCCACAATCCCTAAACAATTAGGTATTCGTGAATTACAGGATAATTTAATTGAAGGGGTAGTAGTTAAACCATTTAACCAACAACTAAATGATCGCTCTATTTCTTCCCGACCAATTGTTAAATTGAAGAACAGAGAATTTGACGAGGAAAATAAATTCCATCAAGCTGAAAAATGGTCGTATATACCAAATGTCTCATCAAAAACCGAAGATCTAGCGTTCATACTTGATGAATTAAGAAACTACATAACCGTTAATAGATTAGAGAGCGCTATCTCTAAAGTTGGAGCTTTAGACATTGATAATCAGCAAAGACTAAAGGACATTGTAACAGAATGCGTGCAGGACATATTAATAGATTTTAATGAAAACAATGATAATCTTTTGAAAGAACTGTCTTTTGAAGATAATGATTGGATTATTGAACGTGTTAGCTCAGAAGTAAGGGAATTAATAAATACTGCTAACAATGTATAA
- a CDS encoding chorismate-binding protein, which yields MTLESFLSRIETQYINKLPFVAYRKPKEDRINALLQQTSDLHYASDFTEKGFVFSPFDDAEKTVLIPLDTSKSLHIDSVDFKNATESTNKKEEVTTEDLKEKQQHIELVKKGVEAISNNQFKKVVLSRQETVTVSESNPISIFKRLLSTYKSAFVYCWYHPKVGLWLGATPETLIKIEGHRFSIMALAGTQDYNGTLNVVWQDKEKEEQQFVTDFIVDNLKPTVERFKISDVETVKAGNLLHLRTMITAQLKPESSLKEVISVLHPTPAVCGLPKLEAKQFILENEHYNRAFYTGFLGELNMETQLQSRSAKRNIENRAYTIKRKSTRLYVNLRCMQLQNTEAIIYVGGGVTKHSVPEKEWQETVSKSLVIKNVL from the coding sequence ATGACGTTGGAATCTTTTTTAAGTCGTATTGAAACACAATACATCAATAAATTACCCTTTGTTGCTTATAGAAAACCGAAAGAGGATCGGATAAATGCCTTATTACAACAAACAAGCGATTTACATTATGCAAGCGATTTTACCGAGAAAGGTTTTGTGTTTTCTCCTTTTGATGATGCCGAAAAAACAGTTTTAATCCCTTTAGATACTTCTAAAAGCTTACATATAGATTCTGTTGATTTTAAAAATGCTACGGAATCTACAAATAAAAAGGAAGAAGTTACAACCGAAGATTTAAAAGAGAAACAACAACATATTGAATTGGTTAAAAAAGGTGTTGAAGCTATTTCTAACAATCAATTTAAAAAAGTTGTACTGTCTAGGCAAGAAACTGTAACTGTTTCAGAATCCAACCCGATATCCATTTTTAAAAGGCTTTTAAGTACTTACAAATCTGCGTTTGTATACTGTTGGTATCATCCTAAAGTAGGGCTGTGGTTAGGTGCTACGCCAGAGACGTTAATTAAAATTGAAGGCCATCGGTTTTCAATTATGGCGCTAGCTGGTACACAAGATTATAATGGGACGTTGAATGTGGTTTGGCAGGACAAAGAAAAGGAAGAGCAACAGTTTGTTACCGATTTTATAGTAGACAACTTAAAACCTACGGTTGAACGTTTTAAAATTTCTGACGTAGAAACCGTAAAAGCCGGAAACTTACTGCATTTAAGAACAATGATTACAGCACAGTTAAAGCCCGAATCGAGTTTAAAAGAAGTTATTTCTGTACTTCATCCAACACCAGCAGTATGCGGTTTGCCAAAATTGGAAGCCAAACAGTTTATTTTGGAAAATGAACATTATAACAGAGCATTTTATACGGGCTTTTTGGGAGAGCTTAATATGGAAACCCAATTACAATCAAGATCTGCAAAACGCAATATTGAAAATAGAGCTTATACCATTAAGAGGAAAAGTACACGTTTGTATGTGAATTTAAGGTGCATGCAATTGCAAAATACAGAAGCGATTATTTATGTAGGGGGTGGGGTGACGAAACATTCTGTTCCTGAAAAAGAATGGCAGGAAACCGTATCTAAATCTTTAGTAATTAAAAATGTTTTGTAA
- a CDS encoding serine hydrolase, translating to MKSISNYFLSRKGLLIVAIVLVCHMSFAQTKVEQIDKLINTYVEYGKFNGSVLVSDQGKVIYKKGFGMANMEWDIPNQPNTKHRLGSITKQFTAMLILQLAAEGKLDLQAPITQYLPDYPKATGDKITTHHLLTHTSGIPNYTSFPRFFQDESRNPYTPDEFVKKFSDKILEFTPGERFNYSNSGYFLLGVLVEKLSGKTYEEALHDHIFAPLNMNDTGYDHHGVILKNRATGYQKKGNGYINSNYLDMSIPYAAGSLYSTVEDLYLWDQALYTNKLLSQKFMDLYFKPHIPAFGNSHYAYGWGVGKSPIGKSTDSIYTIGHGGGINGFNTNISRATSDKSLVVLLNNTGGAPLNQITRAIRGIMYGKAYDLPKKSVANAVLNVIQDKGIDAGITHYKTIKDSETYNLSEREMNGIGYQLMGSDKVEEAAKVFKLNIEAFPKSSNVYDSYAEALMKLGKNDLAIANYKRSVELNSNNQSAIDNLKKLGADVSEYEKEIIVSEDILETYLGKYELMPNFILTVTREGNQLKAQATGQLAFDVFPKSENVFYYKVVAAQLTFNKNDAGKVGSVTLLQGGREITGKRME from the coding sequence ATGAAATCAATTTCAAATTATTTTTTATCTAGAAAAGGTCTTTTAATAGTTGCTATCGTATTAGTGTGCCATATGAGTTTTGCTCAAACCAAAGTAGAGCAAATAGATAAACTTATAAATACTTATGTGGAATATGGTAAATTCAATGGGTCTGTTTTGGTATCAGATCAAGGTAAAGTTATTTATAAAAAAGGTTTTGGAATGGCAAATATGGAGTGGGACATTCCTAACCAGCCCAATACCAAGCATCGTTTAGGTTCTATTACTAAACAATTTACGGCCATGTTGATTTTACAATTAGCAGCCGAAGGTAAATTAGATTTGCAAGCACCAATTACACAATACCTTCCAGATTATCCTAAAGCCACAGGGGATAAAATAACAACACATCATTTACTAACGCACACATCAGGAATACCAAATTACACATCATTTCCAAGGTTTTTTCAGGATGAAAGCCGCAACCCGTACACACCAGATGAGTTTGTAAAAAAGTTTTCGGATAAAATATTAGAGTTTACACCAGGCGAAAGATTTAATTATAGTAATTCAGGGTATTTTCTTCTAGGTGTTCTTGTTGAAAAATTGTCTGGGAAGACCTATGAAGAAGCACTTCATGATCATATTTTTGCGCCTCTTAACATGAACGATACGGGTTATGATCATCATGGTGTTATTTTAAAGAACCGAGCCACAGGTTATCAAAAAAAAGGGAATGGCTATATAAATTCAAACTACTTAGATATGTCTATCCCTTATGCAGCAGGCTCCTTGTATTCAACCGTAGAAGATCTATATTTATGGGATCAAGCTTTATATACCAATAAGCTACTTTCTCAAAAATTTATGGATCTTTATTTTAAGCCTCATATCCCTGCTTTTGGTAACAGTCATTATGCTTATGGCTGGGGTGTTGGTAAAAGCCCTATTGGGAAATCTACCGATAGTATTTACACCATTGGTCACGGTGGTGGTATTAACGGATTTAATACTAATATCTCCAGAGCAACTTCAGATAAATCCTTGGTGGTGCTTTTAAATAATACAGGAGGAGCACCGCTTAACCAAATAACACGAGCTATTCGTGGAATTATGTATGGTAAAGCGTACGATCTCCCTAAAAAATCGGTTGCTAATGCCGTATTAAATGTTATTCAAGACAAAGGGATTGATGCAGGGATTACACATTATAAAACCATTAAAGATTCAGAAACCTACAATTTAAGTGAAAGGGAAATGAATGGTATTGGTTACCAACTCATGGGTTCTGATAAAGTAGAAGAAGCCGCAAAAGTATTTAAATTAAATATAGAGGCCTTTCCTAAATCATCAAATGTTTATGATAGTTATGCCGAAGCTTTAATGAAACTAGGAAAGAATGATCTGGCCATAGCCAATTATAAGAGATCTGTTGAGTTAAATTCTAATAACCAAAGTGCCATAGATAATTTAAAGAAGTTAGGTGCTGATGTTTCAGAATATGAGAAAGAAATAATTGTATCAGAAGACATTTTAGAAACTTACTTAGGTAAGTATGAGCTCATGCCTAATTTTATTCTTACTGTTACAAGAGAAGGTAATCAATTAAAAGCGCAGGCCACAGGACAACTCGCATTTGATGTTTTTCCTAAATCTGAAAATGTGTTTTATTATAAGGTCGTTGCGGCACAATTAACGTTTAATAAAAATGATGCTGGCAAAGTAGGTAGCGTCACTTTATTACAAGGTGGTCGAGAAATTACTGGTAAACGTATGGAATAA
- a CDS encoding PaaI family thioesterase: protein MQLSKEEVLAQANAACKNTLMETLNIEVIDFGDNFLIARMPVTPRVHQPDGVLHGGATAALAESVGSFATHIFIDTEKFFVRGIEITANHLKSVKEGFVYAKASFLHKGRTTQLIDIRVTDDADNLISICKLSTIALPKRNS from the coding sequence ATGCAATTATCTAAGGAAGAAGTTTTGGCACAAGCAAATGCAGCTTGTAAAAATACTTTAATGGAGACCTTGAATATTGAAGTAATAGATTTTGGGGATAACTTTTTAATAGCTAGAATGCCTGTTACCCCAAGAGTGCATCAACCTGATGGTGTGCTACATGGCGGTGCTACCGCTGCTTTAGCAGAAAGCGTGGGGAGTTTTGCAACACATATTTTTATTGATACCGAAAAATTCTTTGTTCGTGGTATAGAAATTACGGCGAATCATTTAAAAAGTGTAAAAGAAGGTTTTGTTTATGCTAAAGCCTCTTTTTTACATAAGGGCAGAACAACGCAATTAATAGATATTCGGGTTACAGATGATGCCGATAATTTAATTTCAATTTGTAAATTATCTACTATTGCTTTACCAAAAAGAAATAGTTAA
- the nrdD gene encoding anaerobic ribonucleoside-triphosphate reductase: protein MIRLTSEQISKKISFIENYISASNAADGSKMDANANVSNKNIATMEAELNKDINVQVNRQLVKNKIENLFGKDLANEYIRQIEEHEIYVHDETSLKPYCTSISMYPFLFDGLTKLGGESKAPQHLESYCGEFVNLVFAVSSQFAGALATVEFLLYFDYFARIDFGDDYLNTNTKTVENHLQHAVYAINQPAAARGYQSVFWNISLYDEQYFNSMFGDFVFPDMTKPQWESLKNLQQFFMKWFNKEREKAVLTFPVVTAAMLVKEGKPVDTAFADMCATELSEGNSFFIYQSESADSLASCCRLRNEISDNTFSYSLGAGGVSTGSINVITLNMNRLVQKQLDLKTEIQKIQKYQVAYRKLIEEYKEAGMLPVYDAGFISLDKQFLTIGINGMVEAAESQGIKPENSAVYKAFVSRHLKIIYDTNKEAKKEYGYMFNTEFVPAENLGVKNAKWDKEDGLFVPRDCYNSYFYAVEDDSVNPLDKIMLHGNEMIQYLDGGSALHLNLEEAPNKEGFLKLIHATAQTGCNYFCFNIKITICNECANIDKRTLQKCSKCDSKNVDYGTRVIGYLKRVSNFSSARQKEHDLRFYQYDGSKVLKDHLQNKHTEQLNKYKKNRQEEGIIS, encoded by the coding sequence ATGATTAGATTAACAAGCGAACAGATTTCTAAAAAAATTAGCTTTATTGAAAATTACATTTCTGCAAGTAATGCAGCAGACGGATCTAAAATGGACGCAAATGCCAATGTATCCAACAAAAATATTGCTACCATGGAAGCCGAATTGAACAAGGATATTAATGTTCAAGTAAACAGACAACTGGTAAAAAACAAAATAGAAAATCTTTTTGGTAAAGATCTGGCCAATGAATATATCAGGCAAATAGAAGAGCATGAAATATATGTGCATGACGAAACCTCTTTAAAACCTTATTGCACCTCTATTAGTATGTATCCTTTTTTATTCGATGGATTAACCAAACTTGGCGGAGAAAGCAAGGCGCCACAACATCTGGAAAGTTACTGTGGCGAATTTGTTAATCTTGTTTTTGCTGTTAGTTCGCAGTTTGCGGGTGCTCTGGCCACTGTTGAGTTTTTATTGTATTTCGACTATTTCGCCAGAATTGATTTTGGAGATGATTATTTAAATACCAATACAAAAACAGTGGAAAACCACCTTCAACATGCCGTTTATGCCATTAATCAACCAGCAGCTGCTCGTGGGTATCAATCTGTTTTTTGGAATATTTCCCTGTACGATGAACAATATTTCAATAGTATGTTTGGCGATTTTGTATTTCCAGATATGACCAAGCCGCAATGGGAAAGCTTAAAGAACCTACAGCAGTTTTTTATGAAATGGTTTAACAAAGAAAGAGAAAAAGCAGTACTCACATTTCCTGTAGTTACAGCAGCTATGTTGGTAAAAGAAGGCAAACCCGTTGATACAGCATTTGCAGATATGTGCGCCACAGAATTAAGTGAAGGAAATTCTTTTTTTATTTATCAATCGGAAAGTGCCGATAGCTTAGCATCATGCTGTAGACTAAGAAACGAAATTAGCGATAATACATTTAGCTATTCGCTTGGTGCAGGAGGTGTATCTACAGGTTCTATAAATGTGATCACCTTAAACATGAATCGCCTAGTCCAAAAACAACTTGACTTAAAAACCGAAATACAAAAAATCCAGAAATACCAGGTGGCCTATCGTAAACTAATCGAAGAATATAAAGAAGCTGGTATGCTACCAGTTTATGATGCCGGATTTATTTCGTTAGACAAACAATTTTTAACCATAGGCATTAACGGTATGGTTGAAGCTGCCGAAAGTCAGGGCATTAAACCAGAAAACAGTGCCGTTTACAAAGCATTTGTAAGCAGGCATTTAAAAATAATTTATGATACCAATAAAGAGGCAAAAAAAGAATATGGTTATATGTTTAACACCGAGTTTGTACCTGCTGAAAATTTAGGTGTTAAAAATGCAAAATGGGATAAGGAAGATGGTCTGTTCGTACCAAGAGATTGTTATAATTCTTATTTCTATGCTGTTGAAGATGATTCTGTTAATCCATTAGACAAAATAATGCTTCATGGCAACGAGATGATACAATATTTAGATGGAGGTTCTGCCCTTCATTTAAATCTTGAAGAAGCACCAAATAAAGAAGGCTTTTTAAAATTAATTCATGCCACAGCACAAACCGGATGCAACTATTTCTGTTTTAATATTAAAATAACCATTTGTAACGAATGTGCCAACATAGATAAAAGAACACTACAAAAATGCAGTAAATGCGATTCTAAAAATGTGGATTATGGCACAAGAGTAATTGGGTATTTAAAACGCGTTTCAAATTTTAGCTCTGCACGCCAAAAGGAACATGATTTACGTTTTTATCAATATGATGGCTCCAAAGTTTTAAAAGATCATTTGCAAAACAAGCACACAGAGCAATTAAACAAGTATAAAAAGAATCGACAAGAGGAAGGGATTATAAGCTAA
- a CDS encoding alpha/beta hydrolase produces MNSTEKEISYQTTNTYSTLNTLTSKTKHVWLVCHGMGYLSRYFLKYFKQLNEEENYIIAPQASSKYYLKSNFKHIGANWLTRENTVAETENIMNYLDAVLETENIPESKKLIVLGYSQGVSIAARYVAKRKLQCSQLILHSGRIPKELAAEDLKFLNAKVSLIYGKDDAWLNEERMIMETERAVELFGHNVNIVPFEGVHEVNVGLINGLV; encoded by the coding sequence ATGAATTCTACCGAAAAAGAAATATCGTATCAAACCACAAATACCTATTCTACTTTAAATACGCTTACTAGTAAGACCAAACATGTTTGGCTGGTTTGCCATGGTATGGGCTATTTAAGCCGTTACTTTTTAAAATACTTCAAACAGCTCAATGAAGAAGAAAACTATATTATAGCACCACAGGCCAGCAGTAAATATTATTTGAAATCAAATTTTAAGCATATTGGTGCCAACTGGTTAACAAGAGAAAACACCGTGGCTGAAACCGAAAACATCATGAACTATCTGGATGCCGTTTTAGAAACAGAAAACATCCCTGAGAGTAAAAAGTTAATTGTTTTAGGATACTCTCAAGGTGTTAGTATAGCGGCACGTTATGTAGCAAAAAGAAAATTACAATGCAGTCAATTAATATTGCATTCTGGTAGGATTCCTAAAGAATTAGCTGCAGAGGATTTAAAATTTTTAAACGCCAAAGTATCTCTTATTTATGGAAAAGATGATGCCTGGTTAAATGAAGAACGTATGATTATGGAAACTGAAAGAGCCGTTGAATTATTTGGACATAATGTAAACATTGTACCTTTTGAAGGAGTTCATGAAGTTAATGTGGGGCTTATAAATGGTTTGGTATAA